The Geotrypetes seraphini chromosome 6, aGeoSer1.1, whole genome shotgun sequence genome includes a window with the following:
- the LOC117361942 gene encoding ATP synthase-coupling factor 6, mitochondrial-like, whose protein sequence is MILQRLFQLSSIFRSTISIHLRRNIGLSAIVFNKTKELDPVQKLFVDKIREYNTKSEKAGGPVEAGPEFQKEMTENINKLQRLYGGGDMTQFPNFKFEEPKFEDTQK, encoded by the coding sequence ATGATTCTCCAGCGCCTGTTTCAGCTGTCCTCCATCTTTCGCTCTACAATCTCCATCCATTTGCGAAGGAACATTGGACTGTCTGCCATTGTGTTTAATAAGACCAAGGAACTAGATCCAGTACAGAAGCTCTTTGTAGACAAGATAAGAGAATACAACACTAAAAGCGAGAAGGCTGGGGGGCCCGTGGAAGcgggccctgagttccagaaagAAATGACTGAAAACATTAACAAACTTCAGCGGCTTTATGGTGGCGGAGACATGACTCAGTTTCCAAACTTTAAATTTGAGGAACCCAAGTTTGAGGACACTCAAAAATAA